One region of Hemiscyllium ocellatum isolate sHemOce1 chromosome 4, sHemOce1.pat.X.cur, whole genome shotgun sequence genomic DNA includes:
- the LOC132815483 gene encoding cyclin-dependent kinase 5 activator 1-like — protein sequence MGTVLSLSPGSRRSSILEDGTDSKSLGHYHAIQSAKNNSQKEKGLKRHSMFIPALTWKRLVASTKKRNSRKPNPGNYHHQNDVVHLNSENVKKSLSCANLSSYEPQADPSGSKPTSSIKKTASQSGPGSPKRVIVQASTSELLKCLGEFLCRRCYKLKHLAPTEPVLWLRSVDRSLLLQGWQDQAFVTPANVVFVYLLCRDVIDGDQVATEHDLQATLLTCLYLSYSYMGNEISYPLKPFLVESAKDAFWDRCLRIIDTMSSKMLQINADPHYFTQVFADLKNEGTPDDFSRISLTLDR from the coding sequence ATGGGCACAGTCCTGTCGCTGTCTCCTGGCTCACGGAGATCCAGTATACTGGAGGATGGCACCGACTCCAAATCCTTGGGTCACTACCACGCTATCCAAAGCGCCAAGAACAACAGCCAGAAGGAGAAGGGTCTGAAACGCCATTCTATGTTTATCCCAGCCTTGACTTGGAAGAGGCTAGTCGCCTCCACCAAGAAGCGGAACTCTAGGAAACCAAACCCCGGTAACTACCATCACCAGAACGACGTGGTCCACCTCAACAGCGAGAATGTGAAGAAATCGCTGTCCTGCGCCAACCTTTCCAGCTACGAACCGCAGGCGGACCCTTCGGGGAGCAaaccaacctcttccatcaaaaAGACAGCTTCCCAGAGCGGGCCCGGCTCCCCCAAGCGGGTGATCGTGCAGGCATCCACCAGCGAGCTGCTCAAGTGCCTGGGGGAGTTCCTGTGCCGCCGCTGCTACAAGCTGAAGCACTTGGCTCCCACCGAGCCGGTGCTGTGGCTCCGCAGTGTCGACCGCTCCTTGCTCCTGCAAGGCTGGCAGGACCAAGCGTTCGTCACCCCGGCCAACGTGGTCTTTGTCTACCTGCTCTGTAGGGATGTCATCGACGGAGACCAAGTGGCCACCGAGCACGACCTGCAAGCCACCCTGCTAACCTGCCTCTACCTCTCCTACTCCTACATGGGCAATGAGATCTCATACCCGCTGAAGCCCTTCCTGGTGGAGAGCGCCAAAGACGCTTTCTGGGACCGCTGCCTCCGCATCATTGACACCATGAGCAGCAAAATGCTCCAGATCAACGCCGACCCTCACTACTTCACCCAGGTCTTTGCCGATCTCAAAAACGAGGGGACCCCAGATGACTTTAGTAGGATTTCCCTTACTTTGGATCGGTGA